The window AAATTTCTTGAAGAGAAAAATATTTTTGCAGAAATCGGTTACGAACTTGTTGACGATTACGGAGAGAGAATAAGGAAGGCAAGACTTAAAGCTGGCTTAACTCCTGAGCAATTAGGTAAATTGATTAACGAGCGCAGAACTGTAATTACAAAATTAGAGGCAAGAGTAATGATACCCGACGACGAACTTATTAGAAAGCTAGAGAAGGCGCTTGACATAAAGCTCAGAGTAAAGCAATAATTTAAGTATTCGTAATTAGAGTTTAAGTAAAGGTGAAAAAATGCCCCGCTGCATTTCTAAAAAAGAGAAGAAGAAAGGAATCTGCTAGATTAAA is drawn from Candidatus Thermoplasmatota archaeon and contains these coding sequences:
- a CDS encoding multiprotein bridging factor aMBF1 — translated: MECELCGKVDKNLVRVVIEGSLLSVCQKCAKFGTASAAIQPKITSAELAERLEKRKKFLEEKNIFAEIGYELVDDYGERIRKARLKAGLTPEQLGKLINERRTVITKLEARVMIPDDELIRKLEKALDIKLRVKQ